The region CGCCGGCGGTGTCCACCCGGGCGTCACGGGACGTCAGGCGGGCGTCTGCTCGCCGTCGCCCGCCTGCGCGAACGCGGCCGCGGCCGCCTCCTGGTCCATGAAGAACGGCTCCCACACGTGACCGTCGAGGTCGCGGAAGCTGCGGCCGTACATGAAGCCCATGTCCTCGGTCGGACGGGCCTCGGTGCCGCCCGCGGCCAGCACCCGCTCGAGGAGGGCGTCGACGGCGTCGCGACCCTCGAGGTCGAAGGACAGCAGCACCTGCGTCGTCGTGCCCGGGTCGGAGGGGAGGTGCCGGGCAGGAACCGGGCGAACGACG is a window of Litorihabitans aurantiacus DNA encoding:
- a CDS encoding VOC family protein; translation: MRRAVHHDVPHHPLRPPRRHHRGVPDVLPQPAGRRRRRHARVLVRPRLRLQPDVHHRGRPVPGADPRPGRRHAARALVVRPVPARHLPSDPGTTTQVLLSFDLEGRDAVDALLERVLAAGGTEARPTEDMGFMYGRSFRDLDGHVWEPFFMDQEAAAAAFAQAGDGEQTPA